A section of the Bacillus sp. HSf4 genome encodes:
- a CDS encoding MFS transporter, with protein sequence MQYNDARRTRIHNILLIAGIIFIAFNLRPAITSVGPLISSIRSDLVMTNGMAGFLTTLPLLSFAFLSPIAPKLGQKLGNERTLWVGLVVLLIGILLRSYGDRFTLLTGTALIGVGIAICNVLLPSLIKHKYPDKAGIMTSLYTTSMSIFAALASGISIPLAHGLQWGWSASLMVWAGLAFIAILLWVPQLRYHDTANSTVRVKTEGQTVWRSKIAWQVTFFMGIQSFLFYCTIAWLPEILRSHGMSMSLAGWMLSLMQFASLPSTFLTPVLAGRFRNQRSIVLALGILYLAGMSGLLYGGSTAMLTFWVILIGIGQGSSISLALALIGLRSENADQAAALSGMSQSAGYLLAAIGPSFVGFLYDHMHSWNGPILLFVAALVALIGAGLGAGRNQYIYAKPA encoded by the coding sequence ATGCAATACAATGACGCTCGACGCACCCGTATACACAATATCTTATTGATTGCCGGAATTATTTTTATCGCTTTTAATTTAAGACCCGCCATTACATCAGTCGGACCATTGATCAGTTCGATCCGCTCCGACTTGGTCATGACAAACGGGATGGCAGGTTTTTTGACGACTTTGCCGCTATTGTCTTTCGCGTTTCTTTCTCCAATCGCTCCAAAGCTCGGACAGAAACTGGGCAATGAAAGAACCCTTTGGGTGGGATTGGTCGTTCTGTTGATCGGCATTTTGCTGCGTTCCTATGGGGATCGTTTTACATTGCTTACAGGAACCGCTCTGATCGGAGTCGGGATCGCCATCTGCAATGTGCTGCTGCCAAGCCTCATCAAACACAAATATCCCGATAAAGCGGGCATCATGACAAGTTTGTATACAACGTCCATGTCGATATTTGCGGCGCTCGCTTCCGGAATCAGCATTCCGCTTGCTCACGGCTTGCAGTGGGGATGGAGCGCTTCACTGATGGTATGGGCGGGATTGGCGTTTATCGCCATTTTGCTCTGGGTTCCGCAGCTGCGCTATCATGACACGGCCAACAGCACCGTCCGCGTCAAAACGGAGGGACAAACCGTCTGGCGTTCCAAAATCGCCTGGCAGGTCACCTTCTTTATGGGCATTCAGTCTTTCTTGTTTTATTGTACGATCGCCTGGCTGCCTGAAATCCTCCGCTCCCACGGGATGAGCATGTCGCTTGCCGGCTGGATGCTGTCGCTGATGCAATTTGCCAGCCTTCCGTCGACATTTTTAACACCGGTGCTCGCCGGTCGTTTCCGAAATCAGAGAAGCATCGTCCTTGCTCTCGGCATTCTTTACTTAGCCGGGATGTCAGGCCTTTTATACGGAGGCAGTACGGCCATGCTGACTTTCTGGGTGATTCTGATCGGAATTGGACAAGGTTCAAGCATCAGCTTGGCGCTGGCTCTCATCGGACTGAGAAGCGAGAACGCCGATCAGGCGGCAGCTTTATCAGGAATGTCGCAATCCGCGGGTTATTTGCTGGCGGCGATCGGCCCTAGTTTTGTCGGATTTTTATATGATCATATGCATTCATGGAACGGACCGATCCTGCTTTTCGTCGCCGCGCTTGTCGCTCTCATTGGTGCAGGGCTTGGCGCGGGCAGAAATCAGTATATCTACGCCAAACCAGCATAA
- a CDS encoding AraC family transcriptional regulator, whose product MHYERAVQKTIDWLESHLHEQISIEDIAGVSGFSKFHFHRIFQAEVGMSAASYIRMRRLAHAATDLLYTDHRIIDIALHYQFESQEAFTRAFKKLYHMPPGAYRTLMRPIASKKEESWMEKNMKGWVLSGSHPFQFEMGIDREHVLHGKASGYLKSIMVQDIGEFATMMQQFKADRYRGKRLRLSCFIKTKGVQHFSSLWMRVDSAAEDVLQFDNMSNRPITGTTNWNRYAVVLDVPENSAVISFGIQLSGPGHVWIDHVTFEEVDESVPSTNMEIHGELLEEPVNLSFEEEL is encoded by the coding sequence ATGCATTATGAAAGGGCGGTTCAAAAAACGATCGATTGGCTTGAATCACATTTGCACGAGCAGATTTCAATCGAGGATATTGCCGGTGTGTCGGGATTTTCCAAATTTCATTTTCATCGTATTTTTCAAGCGGAAGTCGGGATGTCAGCCGCTTCCTATATTCGTATGAGGCGTCTTGCCCATGCTGCTACAGACCTGCTTTATACAGATCACCGTATCATCGATATTGCGCTGCACTATCAGTTCGAGTCACAAGAAGCGTTTACAAGGGCGTTTAAAAAGCTGTATCACATGCCGCCGGGCGCATACCGGACATTGATGAGGCCGATCGCTTCAAAAAAGGAGGAATCTTGGATGGAGAAAAACATGAAAGGCTGGGTACTAAGCGGAAGCCACCCGTTTCAATTCGAAATGGGGATAGATCGGGAACATGTACTTCACGGCAAAGCTTCAGGCTATTTAAAATCAATCATGGTTCAGGATATCGGTGAGTTTGCCACGATGATGCAGCAGTTTAAGGCTGACCGCTACCGCGGGAAAAGGCTGCGTCTGTCCTGCTTTATCAAAACGAAAGGAGTGCAGCATTTTTCTTCTCTTTGGATGCGGGTCGACAGTGCGGCGGAGGATGTGCTTCAATTTGATAATATGAGCAATAGGCCGATTACGGGAACGACGAATTGGAATCGTTACGCCGTAGTATTAGATGTGCCTGAAAACAGCGCGGTCATTTCATTTGGGATTCAGCTATCCGGCCCCGGTCATGTGTGGATCGATCATGTCACATTTGAAGAGGTTGACGAAAGTGTTCCGTCAACGAATATGGAAATACACGGTGAACTCTTAGAAGAACCGGTTAATTTATCATTTGAGGAAGAGTTATAA